One window of the Methanomassiliicoccaceae archaeon DOK genome contains the following:
- a CDS encoding iron chelate uptake ABC transporter family permease subunit, which produces MDGADNPDSEFRRSYHRTLVRRVLFITGCAVLCLVVLAYSITLGTYPITMSEVYEVIWNFIINMPNDVNDQWVVIDLRMPRILGAIVCGFALAVCGTAMQSILKNPLADPYTMGISSGAGFGAAIALILGVELIAGGGVVVNAFVFALIPMVVILLMSRVRRATPTMMILCGTSLMYMFNALTQLFMIVADPDDLSNVYNWMVGTLEDITYENLPLIIIVAAAGSIIVQLMASRLNVMSTGDESARTLGVDVDKERLLMLILVTVIAATVVSFTGVIGFVGLVAPHVARIIVGSDNKYLIPAAGVFGALLMLLADMASRMLTDSVLPVGVITACIGGPVFILLILRSSKEAWR; this is translated from the coding sequence ATGGACGGAGCAGACAACCCCGACTCCGAGTTCAGGAGGAGTTACCACAGGACGCTTGTTCGCAGGGTGCTCTTCATCACGGGATGCGCCGTCCTCTGTCTCGTCGTCCTCGCATACTCCATCACCCTCGGCACATACCCGATCACGATGTCCGAGGTATACGAGGTCATCTGGAACTTCATCATCAACATGCCCAACGACGTCAACGACCAGTGGGTGGTCATCGACCTCAGGATGCCAAGAATCCTGGGTGCCATCGTGTGCGGATTCGCATTGGCTGTCTGCGGTACTGCGATGCAGAGCATACTGAAGAACCCCCTGGCGGACCCGTACACGATGGGCATCTCCTCCGGAGCCGGATTCGGTGCCGCCATCGCGCTCATCCTGGGCGTCGAGCTGATCGCAGGCGGGGGCGTCGTGGTGAACGCGTTCGTCTTCGCGCTGATCCCGATGGTTGTGATCCTGCTGATGAGCAGGGTGCGGAGGGCCACGCCGACGATGATGATCCTATGCGGAACGTCGCTGATGTACATGTTCAACGCGCTCACCCAGCTCTTCATGATCGTCGCGGACCCTGACGACCTCTCGAACGTGTACAACTGGATGGTCGGTACGCTGGAGGATATCACGTACGAAAACCTGCCGCTGATAATCATCGTGGCGGCGGCGGGATCGATCATCGTCCAGCTCATGGCCAGCAGGCTGAACGTCATGAGCACGGGTGACGAGAGCGCCAGGACACTCGGCGTCGATGTGGACAAGGAGAGGCTCCTGATGCTGATCCTCGTCACCGTGATCGCGGCGACTGTCGTCAGCTTCACCGGGGTGATAGGGTTCGTGGGCCTTGTCGCACCCCATGTGGCCAGGATCATCGTCGGGTCGGACAACAAGTATCTGATCCCGGCGGCGGGCGTCTTCGGCGCTCTCCTCATGCTCCTGGCGGACATGGCGTCCAGGATGCTCACGGATTCCGTCCTGCCCGTCGGTGTGATCACCGCATGCATCGGAGGTCCGGTGTTCATCCTCCTGATCCTCCGCAGCAGCAAGGAGGCCTGGAGATGA
- a CDS encoding ATP-binding cassette domain-containing protein, whose amino-acid sequence MTELVVSGLTFGYGSEPLLRDVSFTLDRPELVCVIGPNGVGKTTLVKCINKLLRLDSGSVTLDGEDVLEMRLMDLARKMAFVPNRMDSVFRVSVAEMVLMGRFPFAQWANSDRDLQVADRAMAVLNLQSLSHRDVSELSSGQLQKVLIARGLAQEPRVLILDEPTSNLDVKHQMEVMGFLRRYAAENGIIVLMVCHDLNLTAAYADRVIMVAEGGVFADGAAWDVMTESNIREVYGVDSKVIEVDGRPHIILITGDGP is encoded by the coding sequence ATGACGGAGCTCGTCGTCAGCGGGCTGACCTTCGGATATGGGTCCGAGCCGCTCCTCAGGGACGTGTCGTTCACATTGGACCGTCCCGAGCTGGTCTGCGTGATCGGCCCCAACGGTGTCGGCAAGACGACGCTGGTGAAATGCATCAACAAGCTCCTGAGACTGGACTCGGGAAGCGTGACCCTGGACGGGGAGGATGTCCTGGAGATGCGCCTCATGGACCTGGCCAGGAAGATGGCTTTCGTCCCGAACCGCATGGACTCGGTGTTCAGGGTGTCAGTCGCCGAGATGGTCCTGATGGGGAGGTTCCCCTTCGCGCAGTGGGCCAACTCCGACAGGGATCTGCAGGTGGCGGACAGGGCCATGGCCGTCCTCAACCTGCAGTCACTCTCGCACAGGGACGTGTCCGAGCTGAGCTCCGGGCAGCTTCAGAAGGTCCTGATAGCCAGGGGACTTGCACAGGAGCCGCGCGTCCTGATCCTGGACGAGCCCACGTCTAACCTTGATGTGAAGCACCAGATGGAGGTCATGGGCTTCCTCAGGCGCTACGCTGCCGAGAACGGGATCATCGTGCTGATGGTCTGCCACGATCTCAACCTCACCGCCGCCTATGCGGACAGGGTCATCATGGTGGCCGAAGGGGGCGTGTTCGCCGACGGCGCCGCCTGGGACGTCATGACGGAGTCGAACATCCGCGAGGTCTACGGGGTCGACTCGAAGGTCATCGAGGTCGACGGAAGGCCGCACATCATACTGATCACAGGAGATGGCCCATGA